Proteins encoded by one window of Anderseniella sp. Alg231-50:
- a CDS encoding portal protein, producing MALPERATRLCAMAASAFAAKQALNSFWQEVAELHFPEHADFTTSKNDDGFASNLYDSTPALYRRDFGNYLGSVLRPKGREWFKGRDRDDEVNGQQEIRAHYERTDKRMRALLYDNKSQFISAQALADHQYVTFGNCVTSAEPRSDRSGMLYRTWHLRDCAWAEDVDGEVDTVYRRFKMKVAHLCAKKNAGWTIPKKITDKLKKSPDDKVQCLHVAMPIDAYYVADKPKSSAKDWVSVYICEDSKDILFEEELNEFRYAVSRWFRLSGSPYAVSPCTVISTPDARTMQSMTWSIMQAGENAVEPPLVGQSEVVLGPVNLFPGGITWVDKNYDERNGDAIRPVNLGKVPELGISLHGATRQQLGDAWYLNKLFLPVGGSEMTAQEVERRWQEFQRATQPIIEPAEPERNGRVLDLTYEVAANMGWLGSDEDRPEEVDGREFDWTYDNPIEDARRDGLALSFGRAMELTQAASGADPKIAARFNVTKAYGDTMIAIAPAQWMREEDDPEVEAAQAEIEQAAQSQGAIQEAGQMADVAAQAAKAGIR from the coding sequence ATGGCATTGCCCGAACGCGCCACCCGCCTGTGCGCCATGGCGGCGTCTGCCTTTGCCGCAAAGCAGGCACTCAACTCGTTCTGGCAGGAAGTGGCTGAACTGCATTTTCCCGAGCATGCCGACTTCACCACCAGCAAGAACGATGACGGTTTTGCCTCCAACCTGTATGATTCAACCCCGGCGCTGTACCGTCGCGATTTCGGTAATTACCTGGGCTCGGTGCTGCGTCCCAAGGGCCGGGAATGGTTCAAGGGCAGGGACCGTGATGACGAGGTCAACGGCCAGCAGGAAATCCGCGCGCATTATGAGCGCACCGACAAGCGCATGCGTGCGCTTCTGTATGACAACAAGTCCCAGTTCATTTCAGCGCAGGCCCTGGCCGATCATCAGTACGTCACCTTCGGCAATTGCGTCACGTCAGCCGAACCGCGGTCGGACCGCTCTGGCATGTTGTACCGTACCTGGCACTTGCGCGACTGCGCCTGGGCAGAAGATGTCGACGGTGAGGTGGATACGGTCTACCGCCGCTTCAAGATGAAGGTGGCGCACTTGTGCGCAAAGAAAAACGCCGGCTGGACGATCCCCAAAAAGATCACCGACAAGCTGAAAAAGTCGCCTGATGACAAGGTGCAGTGCCTGCATGTGGCGATGCCGATTGATGCATACTACGTGGCCGATAAACCGAAATCCTCCGCCAAGGACTGGGTGTCGGTCTATATCTGCGAAGACAGCAAAGACATCCTGTTTGAAGAGGAACTCAACGAGTTTCGCTATGCGGTCAGCCGCTGGTTCCGGCTGTCCGGCTCGCCTTACGCAGTGTCGCCGTGTACGGTGATCTCGACGCCGGACGCACGCACCATGCAGTCGATGACATGGTCGATCATGCAAGCCGGCGAGAACGCGGTCGAGCCGCCTCTGGTGGGGCAATCCGAAGTCGTGCTGGGGCCGGTCAACCTGTTTCCCGGTGGCATCACCTGGGTCGACAAGAATTATGACGAGCGCAACGGCGATGCCATCCGGCCGGTCAATTTGGGCAAGGTGCCTGAGCTCGGTATTTCGCTGCACGGGGCTACCCGCCAGCAGCTCGGCGATGCCTGGTATCTGAACAAGCTGTTCCTGCCGGTGGGCGGCAGCGAGATGACGGCGCAGGAAGTGGAACGGCGCTGGCAGGAGTTCCAGCGCGCCACGCAACCGATCATCGAGCCGGCAGAACCGGAACGCAACGGCCGGGTGCTGGACCTGACCTATGAGGTCGCAGCAAACATGGGCTGGCTCGGAAGCGATGAGGACCGGCCGGAGGAAGTGGACGGCCGTGAATTCGACTGGACCTATGACAATCCGATCGAGGATGCCCGGCGCGACGGCCTCGCGCTGTCCTTTGGCCGTGCCATGGAACTGACCCAGGCGGCATCTGGTGCCGATCCGAAAATCGCCGCCCGGTTCAACGTCACCAAGGCCTATGGCGACACCATGATCGCCATCGCACCTGCCCAGTGGATGCGCGAGGAAGACGATCCGGAGGTTGAAGCCGCCCAGGCAGAGATCGAACAGGCCGCGCAAAGCCAGGGTGCCATTCAAGAAGCCGGCCAGATGGCCGATGTGGCGGCACAGGCGGCCAAGGCGGGGATACGATAA
- a CDS encoding glycoside hydrolase family protein produces the protein MGNLGKQPHMSMRTSQAGIGLIKNYESLRLDAHDVEGKGKLTIGYGHYNDPGVAAGMIITEAQAEAYLREDLRKHEKQVSRAVKVPLTQNQFDALVSFSFNTGAPADDSVYEEINKGNFDKAMVEWSGWRNFGTQFYGGIKKRRNDEIELFMGGDAQRDQNLTDHYEKRPELKTFIRDAVRQGLQEGTIGTDQILSLDKNLSREFYEHFFGDIESDTGAPTPGFSGYSVRQSERSDKDDWFKPGRGDLLVSKPGEPGNEHPDPMMSLAGADELEIHQMAEEVFSSLTLDDWAVIPNDDDPFGGRDPFADGMKWVPGLGPPPETP, from the coding sequence ATGGGCAACCTTGGAAAGCAACCACATATGAGCATGAGAACTTCCCAGGCCGGCATCGGCCTTATCAAAAACTACGAGTCGCTTCGCCTGGATGCGCATGATGTTGAGGGAAAAGGCAAGCTGACCATTGGGTATGGTCACTACAACGATCCGGGTGTGGCTGCGGGAATGATCATTACCGAAGCGCAAGCAGAAGCCTATTTGCGGGAAGATCTGCGAAAGCACGAAAAGCAGGTAAGCAGGGCAGTCAAAGTACCTCTGACGCAAAACCAGTTTGATGCTCTGGTATCATTTTCCTTCAATACCGGGGCGCCCGCTGATGACTCTGTTTATGAAGAAATCAACAAAGGAAATTTCGACAAGGCCATGGTCGAGTGGTCCGGGTGGAGAAATTTCGGGACGCAGTTTTACGGTGGGATCAAGAAGCGCCGAAACGATGAAATCGAACTGTTTATGGGCGGAGACGCCCAAAGAGATCAAAATCTTACCGATCACTATGAGAAGAGACCGGAACTGAAAACCTTTATCAGAGATGCTGTCAGACAGGGCCTGCAAGAAGGAACCATTGGAACTGATCAGATTCTTTCACTGGACAAGAACCTGTCCAGAGAATTCTACGAGCACTTCTTTGGCGATATTGAAAGCGATACTGGTGCGCCGACGCCCGGGTTCAGCGGCTATTCGGTCCGGCAATCTGAAAGATCTGATAAAGACGATTGGTTTAAACCGGGTCGTGGTGATCTGTTGGTCAGTAAACCCGGCGAACCGGGCAATGAGCATCCCGATCCCATGATGAGCCTGGCCGGTGCCGACGAGCTCGAAATCCACCAGATGGCCGAAGAGGTGTTTTCCAGCCTCACGCTGGATGACTGGGCCGTCATCCCGAACGACGATGATCCGTTCGGCGGGCGCGACCCGTTTGCCGACGGGATGAAATGGGTGCCCGGCCTTGGCCCGCCGCCCGAGACGCCTTGA
- a CDS encoding phage capsid protein: MPGAAPMIQYREEMVLAFGQRQSLLKDTTTKESQTKGNQATFLIVDSSGTTVTRGVGGLIPARDNNNTQTTVTLKEKHDLIEMTGFNIFQSQGDQREIMQINTMSVLNRDIDATILAQLETGTITTGTTATASLTMVQKATTYLMNNGVPWDGNVFAVISPAFLAYLMTIPTFSSADFVTVKPAVNYPGWNAMDAKTASSMGQGWYEWLGVKWIVSNQIAGLGTSSELCFMYHRNAVGHAADAKGMDVAIGYEDKQQLSWSRCSLYHEAKLLQNTGIVQMTHDGSAIVAS, from the coding sequence ATGCCTGGTGCAGCCCCAATGATTCAATATCGGGAAGAGATGGTACTGGCCTTTGGTCAGCGGCAATCGCTTCTCAAGGACACAACAACCAAGGAAAGCCAGACCAAGGGCAATCAGGCCACGTTCCTGATCGTCGACTCATCCGGCACGACCGTCACTCGCGGTGTCGGCGGCCTGATCCCGGCGCGTGACAACAACAACACCCAGACCACCGTCACGCTGAAGGAGAAACACGACCTCATCGAAATGACCGGATTCAATATCTTCCAGTCACAAGGTGATCAGCGCGAAATCATGCAGATCAACACCATGTCGGTGTTGAACCGCGATATCGACGCCACCATTCTGGCGCAACTTGAAACCGGCACCATTACAACCGGTACGACGGCAACCGCGTCACTGACCATGGTGCAGAAGGCAACGACATACCTGATGAACAACGGCGTTCCGTGGGACGGCAATGTGTTCGCGGTGATCTCGCCGGCCTTTCTGGCCTACCTGATGACCATTCCGACCTTCTCAAGTGCGGATTTCGTCACCGTCAAGCCGGCGGTGAATTATCCCGGCTGGAATGCCATGGATGCCAAGACGGCCTCGAGCATGGGGCAGGGCTGGTATGAATGGCTCGGCGTGAAGTGGATCGTGTCCAACCAGATCGCCGGTCTCGGCACCAGTTCGGAGCTGTGCTTCATGTATCACCGCAATGCCGTCGGCCATGCAGCCGACGCCAAGGGCATGGACGTGGCCATCGGCTATGAGGACAAGCAGCAACTGTCGTGGTCGCGCTGCTCACTCTACCACGAAGCCAAGCTGCTTCAGAACACCGGCATCGTGCAGATGACACATGATGGTTCCGCCATCGTGGCGTCTTAA